One part of the Neoarius graeffei isolate fNeoGra1 chromosome 2, fNeoGra1.pri, whole genome shotgun sequence genome encodes these proteins:
- the LOC132878869 gene encoding tripartite motif-containing protein 16-like codes for DHFKLFPSFTQTHVSIFLSTAAAVQIISEPEPQSREEFLKYFCYLTLDPNTVHRDLILSEKNRAVRGSGREQRYSDHPERFDSWPQVLCKESVCGRCYWEVERSGDDVFISVSYKDISRKGQGDEYLFGLNNQSWSLWCFSSSSLSFYHNSIKTDLRVPSPSRIGVYVDHSAGTLSFYSVSDTMKLLHRVHTTFTQPLYAGFWVSGSTVRLCDPE; via the exons gatcactttaaactctttccatcttttacacaaactcatgtttctatttttctctccacagctgcagcagttcagatcatttcagaaccagaaccacagagcagagaagagtttctgaaat atttctgttatctgactctggatcccaacacagtACATCGtgacctcattctgtctgagaagaacagagcggtgagaggCAGTGGgagagagcagcgttactctgatcatccagagagatttgattcctggcctcaggtgttgtgtaaggagagtgtgtgtggacgctgttactgggaggtggagcggAGCGGTGATGATGTgttcatatcagtctcatataaagacatcagcaggaaaggacaGGGTGATGAGTATCTGTTTGGActcaacaatcagtcctggagtctgtggtgtttttcttcttcttctctctctttctatcacaacagcattaagactgatctcagagttccatcaccctccagaataggagtgtatgtggatcacagtgcaggaactctgtccttctacagcgtctctgacacgatgaagctcctccacagagtccacaccacattcactcagcctctatacgctgggttctgggtttctggttctacagtgagattgtgtgatccagaataa
- the LOC132868616 gene encoding E3 ubiquitin/ISG15 ligase TRIM25-like has translation MAEASISVAQDQFMCPVCLDLLKDPVAISCGHSFCKVCINGRWDQEDQKGVYSCPQCRDTFTTRPVLRRNNMLDEVVEKLKKTKVQAASPAHCYAGPGDVECDFCTGRKHKAVKSCLMCLTSFCEIHLKPHLEVPALRKHTLIEASAKLQEKICSEHNKLIEIYCRTDQICICSLCMLEKHKDHDAVSVAAERAEKQSELKEEQMKSQQRIQEKQKKVQELKQTVNSIKLSAQTAVEDSERIFTELISSMEKKRWEVTELIRDQEKAELSRAERLLEQLEQEIADLQRRVTELEQLSHTHDHIHFLF, from the exons atggccgaggccagtatttcagtagctcaggaccagttcatgtgtccagtgtgtctggatctcctgaaggatccggtggctatctcctgtggtcacagtttctgtaaggtgtgtattaatggccgctgggatcaggaggatcagaagggcgtctacagctgtcctcagtgcagagacactttcacgacaaggcctgttctacgcagaaacaacatgctggatgaagtggtggagaaactgaagaagactaaagtccaagctgcttctcctgctcactgttacgctggacctggagatgtggagtgtgatttctgcaccgggagaaaacacaaagccgtcaagtcctgtctgatgtgtttgacttcattttgtgaaattcatctgaaacctcatcttgaagttcctgctttgagaaaacacacattaattgaagcctcagcaaaactccaagagaagatctgctctgaacataacaagctgattgagatctactgtcgtactgatcaaatATGTATTTGCTCTTTGTGCATGTTGGAGAAACATAAAGACCATGACGCTGTTTCAGTTgcagcagaaagagctgagaaacag agtgagttaaaggaggagcagatgaaatcccagcagagaatccaggagaagcagaagaaggtgcaggagctgaaacagactgtgaactctataaag ctcagtgcacagacagcagtggaggacagtgagaggatctttactgagctgatcagctccatggagaaaaagcgctgggaggtgacggagctgatcagagatcaggagaaggctgaactgagtcgagctgaacgactcctggagcaactggagcaggagattgctgatcttcagaggagagtcactgagctggagcagctttcacacacacacgatcacatccatttcct gttttag